The proteins below are encoded in one region of Tolumonas auensis DSM 9187:
- a CDS encoding SMP-30/gluconolactonase/LRE family protein: protein MQAISAQRDQLGECPRWHAETQTLWWVDILQHQIHHHHPASGAHGVIQLEEEIGCFIWRKTGGLIVGLQSGLAFIDDLTNPVLRPIAAPEADKPWQRFNDGRCDPAGRFIAGTMNGRKDDSYGTFYQLDAALNLRQLVGKSWTCNGLAFSPDGKTLYWSDTPIQNRNIYRCDYDVETGNVSNQQLFFHVPEGMGRPDGATVDSEGNYWSAQYAGSRVLCISPQGELLRNIELPVTNPTMPCFGGPDLKTLYITSASQGMSEEHLAAHPLEGAVLAIPMDVAGLPEVAFAG from the coding sequence ATGCAGGCAATATCAGCACAGCGCGATCAACTAGGTGAATGTCCCCGCTGGCATGCAGAAACACAAACACTGTGGTGGGTCGATATTCTGCAACATCAGATCCACCATCATCATCCGGCCAGTGGTGCACACGGCGTCATTCAGTTAGAAGAAGAGATTGGCTGTTTTATCTGGCGCAAAACAGGCGGTTTGATCGTAGGGCTGCAATCCGGTCTGGCCTTTATCGACGATCTGACAAACCCAGTATTACGCCCGATCGCCGCTCCGGAAGCAGATAAACCGTGGCAACGTTTCAATGATGGCCGCTGCGATCCGGCCGGCCGCTTTATTGCCGGCACCATGAACGGCCGCAAAGATGATTCTTACGGCACATTTTATCAATTAGATGCGGCACTGAATTTACGTCAGCTGGTGGGCAAAAGCTGGACTTGTAACGGCCTGGCTTTCAGCCCGGACGGGAAAACGCTGTACTGGTCTGATACACCGATTCAGAACCGGAATATCTATCGCTGTGACTATGATGTCGAAACCGGTAATGTCAGTAATCAGCAGCTGTTTTTCCATGTACCGGAAGGAATGGGGCGTCCTGATGGCGCCACGGTCGACAGCGAAGGCAATTACTGGTCTGCGCAATACGCCGGTAGCCGGGTGCTGTGCATCAGCCCGCAAGGCGAATTGCTGCGTAATATCGAACTGCCGGTTACCAACCCAACCATGCCCTGCTTTGGCGGACCGGATCTGAAAACGCTGTATATCACTAGTGCTAGTCAGGGGATGTCGGAAGAACATCTGGCCGCACATCCGCTGGAGGGCGCGGTGCTGGCCATTCCGATGGATGTTGCAGGTCTGCCGGAAGTCGCATTTGCGGGTTAA